In Synechococcus sp. RS9909, one genomic interval encodes:
- the rpsU gene encoding 30S ribosomal protein S21 produces the protein MTQVTVGENEGIESALRRFKRQVSKAGIFADLKRLRHHETPIEKYKRKAQQRRRRR, from the coding sequence ATGACTCAGGTCACGGTCGGAGAAAACGAAGGCATCGAATCAGCGCTGCGTCGCTTCAAGCGTCAGGTGTCCAAGGCCGGAATCTTTGCCGACCTCAAGCGTCTGCGTCATCACGAGACCCCGATTGAGAAGTACAAGCGCAAGGCACAGCAGCGTCGCCGCCGTCGCTGA
- a CDS encoding YifB family Mg chelatase-like AAA ATPase: MLARCLSASIVGLDARPVTVEVDLAPGLPGLQLVGLPDAAIQESRERVRAALRNSGFRGPLVRVVVNLAPADLRKEGPAFDLPIALALLVSSGQLDAPLLHNLWCAGELGLDGSLRPCRGILAVASLAATRGARALVVPAANAAEAALVPGLRLLCAESLANTVAMLRGEQPWHDRPQPLQVPGVQPAPAATPAPVVGQAVAQHALALAAAGGHHLLMVGPPGCGKTLLARHLPQLLPPLTEQESLEITRLHSIAGVLPEPITLLQRRPFRAPHHSCSVAALLGGGSNPKPGELSLAHGGVLFLDELAEFPRALLDQLRQPIEEGVLWLSRARLKCAFPCRLTLVAATNPCPCGWDGDAAHPCRCRPTERQRYWNRLSGPLLDRLDLQLRLHRLPARDLRRSLDMPEPEDSEVLQPERIQRARQRMQQRNPAGCLNSSLSSAALGRIGQLSTQAVECWEQIVSQRQLSARSGLRLLRVARTLADLEDKDAVGKGHLAEALCFRSFDQLIKT; encoded by the coding sequence ATGCTGGCACGCTGCCTGAGCGCATCCATCGTCGGCCTCGACGCCCGTCCAGTGACCGTGGAGGTGGATCTGGCGCCAGGCCTGCCGGGCCTGCAGCTGGTGGGGTTACCTGATGCGGCGATTCAGGAATCCCGCGAACGGGTGCGCGCTGCACTGCGCAACAGCGGCTTCCGGGGCCCTCTGGTGCGCGTGGTGGTGAATCTGGCGCCGGCGGATCTACGCAAGGAGGGACCGGCCTTCGACCTGCCGATCGCCCTGGCTCTGCTCGTGTCCAGCGGCCAACTCGATGCCCCCCTGCTGCACAACCTCTGGTGCGCCGGCGAGTTAGGCCTCGATGGCAGCCTGAGGCCCTGCCGGGGCATCCTCGCTGTGGCCAGCCTTGCCGCCACCCGGGGAGCCAGAGCCCTGGTGGTGCCAGCAGCGAACGCGGCAGAAGCGGCCCTGGTGCCAGGTTTGCGGTTGCTGTGTGCCGAGTCGTTGGCCAACACCGTGGCCATGCTCAGGGGCGAGCAGCCCTGGCACGATCGACCACAACCGCTGCAGGTGCCCGGTGTGCAGCCAGCTCCAGCGGCTACACCCGCTCCGGTGGTTGGCCAGGCTGTGGCTCAGCACGCCCTGGCCCTCGCGGCCGCCGGGGGCCATCACCTCCTGATGGTGGGGCCGCCGGGGTGCGGCAAGACGCTGCTGGCTCGCCACCTGCCCCAGCTGCTCCCCCCTCTGACGGAGCAGGAATCGCTCGAGATCACGCGCCTGCACTCGATTGCAGGGGTGCTGCCGGAACCGATCACTCTGTTGCAGCGTCGACCGTTCCGCGCTCCCCACCACAGCTGCTCCGTGGCCGCGCTGCTCGGGGGCGGCAGCAATCCGAAACCAGGGGAATTGAGCCTCGCCCATGGTGGCGTGCTGTTTCTTGATGAACTGGCCGAATTCCCGCGGGCCCTGCTCGATCAGCTGCGCCAACCGATCGAAGAGGGTGTGCTGTGGCTGAGCCGCGCCCGACTGAAATGCGCGTTTCCCTGCCGGCTGACCCTGGTGGCGGCCACCAACCCCTGTCCATGCGGCTGGGATGGTGATGCCGCCCACCCCTGCCGCTGCCGCCCCACGGAGCGGCAGCGCTACTGGAACCGCCTGTCGGGCCCACTGCTCGACCGACTCGATCTGCAACTGAGGCTGCATCGCCTCCCCGCTCGGGATCTGCGACGCAGCCTGGACATGCCGGAGCCTGAAGACTCGGAGGTGCTGCAGCCGGAGAGAATCCAACGGGCCCGGCAACGCATGCAGCAGCGCAATCCTGCGGGCTGTCTCAACAGCAGCCTGAGTAGCGCAGCACTCGGGCGCATCGGCCAACTCTCCACGCAGGCCGTGGAGTGCTGGGAACAGATCGTGAGCCAACGCCAACTCTCCGCCCGCAGCGGCTTACGTCTGCTGCGGGTGGCCCGAACCCTCGCCGACCTCGAAGACAAAGACGCTGTGGGCAAGGGCCACCTTGCGGAAGCCCTCTGCTTCCGCAGTTTTGATCAGTTGATCAAGACCTGA
- a CDS encoding DUF3747 domain-containing protein has translation MVRFFSTALASALAAGSLAMVASPSVRAQGSLFTAVPVEETRFILVAAPIGKGESAQLNIYEQRSSKRPCYAVSGSSPAVVDPLLATFDFTGICNRYIDGNGYSLRIGADDLGTRYRLSVVKTGSDVELLAVPTRDPSQPTLLIARTGGPGSDFLQLVMEPGWSLRRRQYGKKTLGHLYVYRESWPGADAEPAPAAAEPMPPANP, from the coding sequence ATGGTCCGTTTTTTCTCCACAGCCCTCGCTTCCGCTTTGGCCGCCGGTTCTCTGGCGATGGTCGCCAGCCCATCGGTGCGGGCGCAGGGATCGTTGTTCACGGCCGTTCCCGTGGAGGAGACCCGCTTCATCCTGGTGGCCGCCCCGATCGGCAAGGGGGAATCGGCGCAGCTCAACATCTACGAGCAGCGCAGCAGCAAACGACCCTGTTACGCCGTCTCCGGCTCTTCGCCTGCCGTGGTGGATCCGCTGCTGGCCACCTTTGACTTCACGGGAATCTGCAACCGCTACATCGATGGCAACGGCTACTCCCTGCGGATCGGCGCTGATGACCTGGGAACCCGATATCGGTTGTCGGTGGTGAAGACGGGCTCCGATGTGGAGCTGTTGGCGGTGCCCACCCGTGATCCCTCCCAGCCCACCCTGTTGATCGCCCGTACCGGTGGCCCCGGCAGCGACTTCCTGCAACTGGTGATGGAGCCGGGCTGGTCGTTGCGTCGTCGTCAGTACGGCAAGAAAACCCTTGGCCATCTGTATGTCTACCGCGAGTCCTGGCCCGGTGCCGACGCTGAGCCAGCCCCGGCGGCTGCTGAACCCATGCCGCCAGCCAATCCGTGA
- the accC gene encoding acetyl-CoA carboxylase biotin carboxylase subunit, with protein MPIGKVLIANRGEIALRILRSCRELGIATVAVYSTVDRNALHVQLADEAVCVGEPASSKSYLNIPNILAAATSRGVDAIHPGYGFLAENDRFAEICRDHGITFVGPSPHAIRSMGDKATAKSTMQRVGVPTVPGSEGLLATPEEAAELAAEMGYPVMIKATAGGGGRGMRLVPGPNQLQSLFKAAQGEAEAAFGNPGLYMEKFIDRPRHVEVQVLADRHGNVVHLGERDCSIQRRHQKLLEEAPSPALDPELRRRMGEAAVAAARSIQYEGAGTVEFLLDRNGGFYFMEMNTRIQVEHPVTEMVTGIDLIAEQLRIAGGEAISVRQDAIVLRGHAIECRINAEDASHNFRPAPGRITGWLPPGGPGVRVDSHVYTGYDIPPFYDSLIGKLIIWAPDRDSALKRMRRALNECAITGIPTTVDFHLRLLDRPEFQRGDVHTKFVEQEML; from the coding sequence ATGCCCATCGGCAAAGTGCTGATCGCCAACCGCGGCGAGATTGCCCTCCGGATTCTGCGGAGCTGCAGAGAGCTGGGAATCGCCACTGTGGCCGTGTACAGCACAGTGGATCGGAACGCGTTGCATGTGCAACTCGCCGATGAAGCCGTGTGCGTGGGTGAGCCGGCCAGCAGCAAGAGCTATCTGAATATCCCGAACATCCTCGCGGCAGCGACGTCACGCGGCGTGGATGCGATCCACCCCGGCTATGGCTTCCTCGCCGAAAACGATCGCTTCGCGGAAATCTGTCGCGATCACGGCATCACCTTCGTGGGCCCGTCCCCCCATGCGATTCGTTCCATGGGTGACAAAGCCACGGCCAAAAGCACCATGCAACGGGTTGGCGTGCCGACCGTGCCAGGCAGCGAGGGCCTGCTGGCCACGCCGGAGGAGGCCGCCGAACTCGCCGCCGAGATGGGGTATCCGGTGATGATCAAGGCCACCGCCGGGGGCGGCGGCCGGGGGATGCGACTGGTGCCGGGCCCCAACCAGTTGCAGAGCCTGTTCAAGGCAGCCCAGGGGGAGGCGGAAGCGGCCTTCGGCAACCCGGGGCTCTACATGGAAAAATTCATCGATCGGCCCCGTCACGTCGAGGTGCAAGTGCTGGCCGATCGCCACGGCAACGTGGTGCACCTTGGTGAACGGGACTGCTCGATTCAACGCCGTCACCAGAAGCTGCTGGAGGAAGCCCCCAGTCCAGCCCTCGATCCGGAACTGCGTCGCCGCATGGGCGAAGCCGCCGTTGCCGCCGCACGCAGCATCCAATACGAGGGAGCCGGAACGGTGGAGTTCCTGCTCGATCGCAACGGCGGCTTTTACTTCATGGAGATGAACACACGCATCCAGGTGGAGCATCCCGTGACTGAGATGGTCACCGGCATCGACCTGATCGCTGAGCAGCTGCGCATCGCTGGCGGTGAAGCGATCAGCGTCCGCCAGGACGCCATCGTCCTGCGGGGCCATGCGATCGAATGCCGGATCAATGCCGAAGACGCCAGCCATAACTTCCGACCCGCACCAGGACGGATCACCGGTTGGCTTCCCCCCGGTGGCCCTGGCGTCCGCGTCGACAGCCATGTGTATACCGGTTACGACATCCCTCCCTTCTACGACTCCCTGATCGGCAAGCTGATCATCTGGGCTCCCGATCGCGACAGCGCCTTGAAACGCATGCGTCGCGCCCTCAATGAATGTGCCATCACCGGGATTCCCACCACCGTGGACTTCCACCTGCGCCTGCTGGATCGGCCTGAATTCCAGCGAGGTGATGTGCACACGAAATTTGTGGAGCAGGAGATGCTCTGA
- a CDS encoding PRC-barrel domain-containing protein: MSASPSTNDPLATVPSDRLWLRSELMGTQVITRDTGRRLGVVGEVIVDIDGREVVALGLRDNPLTRFLPGLPRWMLLDRIRQVGDVILVDSVDSLSESFNPERYSRVINCQVITESGQQLGRVLGFSFDIETGELTTLVMGALGVPLLGEGVLSTWEIPVDEIVSSGADRIIVYEGAEEKLKQLNSGFLEKLGVGGPSWEEQERERYRVNVVPVENQLSSGQPSEQEQRRLQASTAEPLAMEEELDYVELEERRVERAPRQRYLDELPEPFPEPAAARFDDRPDPYDDRRWNQDEPLRSLEREPERRPEPEPDRFSARPRPAARRPVEPVGDPLDVEPLDDTREILDDPW; encoded by the coding sequence TTGAGCGCGTCCCCCTCCACGAACGACCCCCTGGCCACGGTGCCAAGCGACAGGCTGTGGCTCCGCTCCGAGCTGATGGGCACCCAGGTGATCACCCGCGACACAGGCCGTCGCCTCGGCGTGGTGGGCGAAGTGATCGTTGACATCGACGGGCGGGAAGTGGTGGCGCTCGGCCTGCGCGACAACCCCTTAACCCGCTTCCTGCCGGGCCTTCCCCGATGGATGCTGCTCGATCGGATCCGCCAGGTGGGCGACGTGATCCTGGTGGACTCCGTCGATTCGCTGAGTGAATCCTTCAACCCGGAGCGCTACAGCCGGGTGATCAACTGCCAGGTGATCACCGAATCCGGCCAGCAGCTCGGCCGCGTGCTCGGATTTTCCTTCGATATCGAAACCGGCGAACTCACCACCCTGGTGATGGGTGCCCTGGGCGTTCCCCTGCTGGGCGAAGGGGTGCTGAGCACCTGGGAGATTCCCGTTGATGAAATCGTCAGCAGCGGCGCTGATCGGATCATCGTGTATGAAGGCGCGGAGGAGAAGCTCAAACAACTCAACAGCGGCTTCCTCGAAAAGCTTGGCGTCGGCGGACCGAGCTGGGAAGAGCAGGAGCGGGAGCGTTATCGGGTCAACGTGGTGCCGGTGGAAAATCAACTCAGCTCAGGGCAGCCAAGCGAACAGGAGCAACGCCGGCTTCAGGCCTCCACCGCCGAACCTCTGGCCATGGAAGAGGAACTGGACTATGTGGAGCTGGAGGAGCGACGCGTTGAACGGGCTCCGCGCCAGCGCTATCTCGACGAGCTTCCGGAGCCATTCCCCGAGCCGGCCGCTGCCCGTTTTGATGACCGCCCCGATCCCTACGACGATCGCCGCTGGAATCAGGATGAACCGCTGCGATCGCTGGAGCGGGAGCCGGAACGGCGACCGGAGCCGGAGCCGGATCGCTTCTCAGCGCGCCCCCGACCAGCGGCACGGCGGCCGGTGGAACCGGTGGGCGATCCCCTCGATGTGGAACCGCTGGATGACACCAGGGAGATTCTCGACGATCCCTGGTGA
- a CDS encoding YggT family protein, which yields MSFVTPVSLAPLPLLHLVLGLLLAAWSLCFIVRIVLTWYPQVDWHSGFWAIVAWPTEPLLVPTRRLVAPIGGVDVTPVIWVGLLSLVRELLVGQQGLISQWMLRSMAVA from the coding sequence TTGAGCTTTGTGACGCCTGTGTCGCTTGCCCCGCTGCCCCTGTTGCACCTGGTGCTCGGCTTGCTGCTCGCGGCCTGGTCCCTCTGCTTCATTGTGCGCATCGTGCTCACCTGGTATCCCCAGGTGGACTGGCATTCCGGCTTCTGGGCCATTGTGGCCTGGCCCACCGAGCCGCTGCTCGTGCCGACGCGTCGCCTCGTGGCGCCCATCGGTGGCGTGGATGTGACGCCGGTGATCTGGGTGGGGCTGCTCAGCCTCGTGCGTGAACTGCTGGTGGGTCAGCAGGGGCTGATCTCGCAATGGATGCTGCGATCGATGGCTGTGGCCTGA
- a CDS encoding ABC transporter ATP-binding protein/permease, giving the protein MTTSPRSAPFEGLRRQLAKLRHLAQPFFLPLDQASGGQFIWLLVSLLFCVGGIVLLLLTGLMQLLNQLQPVITEKYFGGVLGTLSTIWGGWWGWVFGALFLIGAASFLAMRQQLRNRRWLHWLLLAVIVLMLLAVNGINAGISFIARDLTNALVAKQQDGFYRILIIYASCFVVALPIRVSQIFFTLKLGIIWRDWLSRSLIADYMSNRAYYVLNPNDEQATDIDNPDQRITDDTRAFTAQSLQFTLGIFDALLTFSLNILILWSISTTLTFSLFAYAAFATTVLVVAGRKLVKINFDQLRYEADFRYGLVHVRDNAESIAFYAGEKPEQEESQRRLGSVVQNFNLLIIWRVVIDVMRRSIGYASNFFPYLVLAAPYFAGEIDYGSFIQANFAFGMVESSLFFVVNQIEELAQFTAGISRLEGFQSKVEQVSLLAPTSGLARISERDSILVDHADLVPPGGSQPIIRDLTLSVGESDKLLVVGPSGCGKTSLLRMVSGLWSPEQGSVERPPTGDLLFIPQKPYMLLGSLREQLCYPADEGRFSDDQLRAVLEQVCLPQLVSRYPDLDVKQDWQRILSLGEQQRLAFGRLLLNAPRFVVLDEATSALDVKTEQHLYELLLDRDLAFISVGHRPTLVSFHDTVLELIGNGDWRIMPTASYDVTRS; this is encoded by the coding sequence ATGACGACGTCCCCCCGTTCGGCCCCCTTTGAGGGGTTGCGCCGCCAGTTGGCCAAGCTGCGCCACCTGGCACAGCCTTTCTTCCTTCCGCTCGACCAGGCTTCCGGTGGCCAGTTCATCTGGTTGCTGGTCTCGTTGCTGTTCTGTGTCGGCGGCATTGTGCTGCTGCTGCTCACCGGCTTGATGCAGCTGCTGAATCAGCTGCAACCGGTGATCACCGAAAAGTATTTCGGTGGGGTGTTGGGAACGCTGAGCACCATCTGGGGTGGTTGGTGGGGCTGGGTGTTCGGCGCCCTGTTCCTGATCGGTGCGGCCAGTTTCCTGGCCATGCGCCAGCAGCTGCGCAACCGTCGCTGGTTGCACTGGTTGCTCCTGGCCGTGATCGTGCTGATGCTGCTCGCGGTGAATGGCATCAATGCGGGCATCAGTTTCATCGCTCGGGATCTCACCAATGCGTTGGTGGCCAAGCAGCAGGATGGCTTCTATCGGATTCTGATTATTTACGCCAGCTGTTTTGTGGTGGCCCTGCCGATCAGGGTGTCTCAGATCTTTTTCACCCTCAAGCTGGGCATCATCTGGCGTGACTGGCTCTCTCGCAGTCTGATTGCTGATTACATGAGCAATCGGGCTTATTACGTGCTCAATCCCAATGATGAGCAAGCCACTGATATCGATAATCCTGATCAGCGGATCACCGACGATACAAGGGCGTTCACGGCTCAGAGCTTGCAGTTCACGCTCGGAATTTTTGATGCGCTGCTGACGTTTTCGCTCAATATCCTGATTCTTTGGAGTATCAGCACAACCCTCACCTTCTCCCTGTTTGCCTATGCCGCTTTTGCGACCACCGTTCTGGTGGTAGCGGGTCGCAAGCTTGTGAAAATCAACTTTGATCAACTCCGTTACGAGGCTGACTTCCGCTACGGCCTCGTGCATGTGCGCGATAATGCCGAATCGATTGCGTTTTACGCCGGTGAGAAGCCGGAGCAGGAAGAGTCTCAGCGCCGTCTGGGCTCGGTGGTGCAGAACTTCAATCTGTTGATCATCTGGCGGGTGGTGATCGATGTGATGCGTCGATCGATCGGCTATGCCAGTAATTTTTTCCCTTATCTGGTGTTGGCGGCGCCTTACTTCGCTGGTGAGATTGATTATGGCAGTTTCATTCAGGCGAACTTCGCCTTTGGGATGGTGGAGTCATCCCTGTTCTTTGTTGTCAACCAGATCGAGGAGTTGGCTCAGTTCACCGCTGGGATCAGTCGCCTTGAAGGCTTCCAGTCCAAGGTTGAGCAGGTCAGCTTGCTGGCGCCCACCAGTGGTCTGGCTCGGATCAGTGAGCGCGATTCAATCCTGGTGGATCACGCTGATCTCGTGCCACCGGGTGGGTCGCAGCCGATCATCCGTGATCTCACCCTCAGTGTGGGCGAGTCCGACAAGCTGCTGGTGGTGGGACCTTCCGGTTGCGGCAAAACCTCCCTGTTGCGCATGGTGAGTGGTCTCTGGTCGCCCGAGCAGGGCAGTGTGGAGCGCCCACCCACCGGCGATCTGCTGTTCATTCCTCAGAAGCCTTACATGTTGTTGGGCTCTCTGCGCGAGCAGCTCTGCTATCCCGCCGATGAGGGTCGCTTCAGCGATGACCAGCTTCGAGCCGTGCTCGAGCAGGTGTGTCTGCCTCAGCTGGTGAGTCGTTACCCCGATCTTGATGTGAAGCAAGACTGGCAACGCATTCTTTCCCTTGGAGAACAGCAGCGCCTGGCCTTCGGTCGGCTGCTGCTCAATGCGCCGCGTTTTGTGGTGCTCGATGAGGCCACCAGTGCCCTGGATGTCAAGACCGAGCAGCATCTCTATGAGCTGTTGCTGGATCGTGATCTTGCCTTCATCAGCGTCGGTCACCGACCCACCCTGGTCAGCTTTCACGACACGGTGCTGGAGCTGATCGGCAATGGCGACTGGCGCATAATGCCCACGGCCAGCTATGACGTGACCCGTTCCTGA
- the def gene encoding peptide deformylase has translation MARSFAQLARTAERSGTAVAVTKEPLDVPPLEIHTLGDRVLRQPAKRISKVDAAVRDLARDMLRSMYTARGIGLAAPQVGVHKQLLVIDLDIENAAAPPLVLINPEITSASASVDTYEEGCLSIPGVYLDVVRPSAIQLSYRDEMGRPRTMKADGLMARCIQHEMDHLKGVLFVDRVTDEGNRNRELNEHGFKAVDVRPLA, from the coding sequence TTGGCTCGAAGCTTCGCCCAGCTGGCCCGGACAGCCGAACGCAGTGGCACTGCCGTCGCGGTGACCAAGGAACCTCTGGACGTGCCTCCGCTTGAGATCCACACCCTTGGCGATCGGGTGCTGCGTCAACCTGCCAAGCGCATCAGCAAGGTGGATGCAGCGGTTCGGGATCTGGCCCGCGACATGCTGCGCAGCATGTACACCGCCCGGGGCATCGGCCTGGCCGCGCCGCAGGTGGGTGTGCACAAACAGCTGCTGGTGATCGATCTGGATATCGAAAATGCCGCTGCGCCTCCGCTGGTGCTGATCAACCCTGAGATCACCAGCGCCAGTGCCTCCGTCGACACCTATGAAGAGGGTTGCCTCAGTATCCCCGGGGTGTACCTGGATGTGGTGCGTCCCAGCGCCATCCAGCTCAGCTACCGGGATGAAATGGGCCGCCCCCGCACCATGAAGGCCGATGGCTTGATGGCCCGCTGCATTCAGCACGAGATGGACCATCTCAAGGGGGTGCTGTTCGTGGATCGCGTCACCGATGAAGGCAATCGCAACCGGGAGCTCAACGAGCATGGGTTCAAGGCTGTTGATGTTCGCCCGCTGGCCTGA
- a CDS encoding Ycf66 family protein, which translates to MVNASLNWASIVGIVLAVGGAMLYFMRSFKPALARDYDVFFAAIGLLCGGILFFQGWRLDPILQFGQFLLAGTTVFFAYESVRLRGVSTEQARRSAYFEDEPAPPRSPAGGLGGEWNSPYDRFDEAPPLRRRFRGVDDEQEDEEAPERDFYRPRRASRAAIPEQAASRRRGRDESESSWGDESERERRMARFGRNDSDPAAERSNFGERRNLRKDQRRGSRPTSSSSTSARGRREPEDASFSPSSSRRTVSDRPTPSIDRQPSSEGKPSRASSAAAAPSERPTPRSSRPRDNSSRFDD; encoded by the coding sequence GTGGTTAATGCCAGTCTGAACTGGGCCAGCATCGTTGGGATCGTGCTGGCCGTTGGCGGCGCGATGCTCTATTTCATGCGCAGCTTCAAGCCAGCGCTGGCGAGGGACTACGACGTGTTCTTTGCCGCCATCGGACTGCTCTGCGGTGGAATCCTCTTCTTCCAGGGCTGGCGCCTGGACCCGATCCTGCAGTTCGGTCAGTTCCTTCTGGCCGGCACCACCGTGTTCTTCGCCTACGAAAGTGTGCGTCTGCGCGGCGTCTCGACGGAACAGGCCCGACGCTCTGCCTACTTCGAGGACGAGCCGGCGCCGCCGCGCAGTCCGGCGGGTGGCCTCGGGGGAGAATGGAACTCTCCCTACGACCGCTTCGATGAGGCGCCGCCCCTGCGCCGCCGTTTCCGCGGTGTGGACGATGAGCAGGAGGATGAAGAAGCGCCAGAACGGGACTTCTACCGACCCCGGCGTGCCTCCCGGGCGGCCATTCCTGAGCAGGCGGCTAGTCGCCGCCGTGGCCGCGATGAATCGGAATCCAGCTGGGGGGACGAGTCGGAGCGGGAACGGCGCATGGCCCGCTTCGGCCGCAACGATTCCGACCCGGCAGCGGAGCGATCCAACTTCGGCGAGCGGCGCAATCTCCGCAAGGATCAACGTCGGGGCAGTCGTCCCACGTCATCCAGCAGCACCAGCGCACGCGGACGGCGCGAACCGGAAGACGCCAGTTTTTCCCCCAGCTCCAGCCGCCGCACAGTGAGTGATCGGCCGACACCATCGATCGATCGGCAGCCCAGCAGCGAGGGCAAACCCAGCCGAGCTTCATCCGCAGCTGCTGCTCCCTCCGAGCGGCCCACGCCCCGCAGCTCTCGGCCCCGCGACAACAGCTCCCGTTTTGACGACTGA
- the psbX gene encoding photosystem II reaction center X protein: MTPSLANFLSSLVWGTVIVVIPAGIGLFLLSQTDQVDRKL, translated from the coding sequence ATGACACCCTCCCTCGCCAACTTTCTGAGCAGCCTCGTGTGGGGCACCGTGATCGTGGTCATTCCTGCCGGCATCGGCCTTTTCCTGCTGAGCCAGACCGACCAGGTCGACCGCAAGCTCTGA
- a CDS encoding histidine triad nucleotide-binding protein has translation MAEDTIFARILRGEIPCDEVYGDDHCLAFRDIAPQAPVHVLVIPRQPIESLREATESDAALLGHLLLVAAKVAKQEGLEDWRTVINSGAEAGQTVFHLHVHVIGGRPLAWPPG, from the coding sequence ATGGCTGAGGACACGATTTTTGCCCGGATCCTGCGGGGCGAGATTCCCTGCGATGAGGTGTATGGCGACGACCATTGCCTGGCCTTCCGCGATATCGCGCCCCAGGCGCCGGTGCATGTGCTCGTGATTCCGCGTCAACCGATCGAGAGCCTGCGCGAGGCGACCGAGAGCGATGCCGCCCTGCTCGGGCACCTGTTGCTCGTGGCGGCCAAGGTGGCCAAGCAGGAGGGCCTGGAGGACTGGCGCACGGTGATCAACAGCGGCGCCGAGGCTGGCCAGACCGTGTTTCATCTCCATGTGCACGTGATCGGTGGCCGTCCCCTGGCCTGGCCTCCCGGCTGA
- the msrB gene encoding peptide-methionine (R)-S-oxide reductase MsrB yields MPAEERVERQPEEWQSQLTPEQFQVARLGGTERAFTGAYWNHKGDGFYHCICCDAPLFSSDTKFDSGTGWPSFWDGVSAGAITTREDRSHGMVRTEINCARCDAHLGHVFSDGPAPTGQRYCVNSASLQFRERS; encoded by the coding sequence ATGCCAGCGGAAGAGCGTGTGGAGCGTCAACCGGAGGAGTGGCAGTCCCAGCTGACGCCAGAGCAGTTTCAGGTGGCGCGTCTGGGAGGAACGGAGCGGGCCTTCACCGGTGCCTATTGGAATCACAAAGGCGATGGCTTCTATCACTGCATCTGTTGTGACGCGCCGTTGTTCAGTTCCGACACCAAATTTGATTCCGGTACCGGCTGGCCCAGCTTCTGGGATGGGGTGAGTGCCGGGGCGATCACCACCCGCGAAGACCGCAGTCACGGCATGGTGCGCACCGAGATCAACTGCGCCCGCTGTGACGCCCATCTCGGCCATGTCTTCAGCGATGGCCCTGCTCCCACCGGGCAGCGCTATTGCGTCAACAGCGCCTCGTTGCAGTTCAGGGAACGCTCCTGA
- a CDS encoding chlorophyll a/b-binding protein, protein MTLNSDSATTADTGTSATTTDVPAFGWSAYAERINGRFAMIGFLAVLIVEAISHDTFLHWAGLVP, encoded by the coding sequence ATGACCTTGAACAGCGATTCAGCCACAACCGCAGACACCGGCACCAGCGCCACCACAACCGATGTGCCTGCCTTTGGTTGGAGCGCCTATGCGGAACGGATCAACGGACGGTTCGCCATGATCGGCTTCCTGGCGGTTTTGATCGTGGAGGCGATCAGCCACGACACCTTTTTGCACTGGGCTGGCCTGGTGCCCTGA